A portion of the Oncorhynchus nerka isolate Pitt River linkage group LG27, Oner_Uvic_2.0, whole genome shotgun sequence genome contains these proteins:
- the LOC115111278 gene encoding ataxin-2-like isoform X4, producing the protein MSMKQAGGNRKPGSGAASGAGGSGGRQNLGRGRHSAKGPSAAVVSNGVYANMRMVHVLTSLVGTNCELKVKNGMVYDGVFKTYSPECDLVLDAANIKSPGPSVGLRQEDLVDSIIFKASDVVVVHFRDVDFNYARKVSTDTDNFTDTAVGGRINGEHKEKDLEPWDGGRQQHMVSGSLESLDTDVSNGWDPNDMFKYNEEQYGIKSTYDSSLSTYTVALERDNSEEFLKREARAAQLAEEIEASSTYKSRVALENDERSEEEKYTAVVRGEREQHTLNREKYIPPGQRNREGMSWGAGRQNSPRLVQSSSGPPRPGLHDYTPSSGADQRVVNGGATSCPSPSSRYQSGPSPLPPRAATPTRPPSRPPSRPSRPPSHPSAHGSPAPISTIPSRRMSSEGPPRMSPKTQRTPRTHRVPPGSRVPPGVDFMPHNAPGEVPVPPATRSSSSGGTWSSVVSGAHRPRSPRQKSMGGASPGPSPQTGSTPVEPVNTPMSASSPTASPAPNMAATSAEAKDSRVQATRQNSPTVNKENMKPLESPPSINRPLSKGPPSMAPDHRKQIDNLKKFSVDFRLQSSSNPDPQFQQMVTKPPQDTGEKSKQLPLDKGLEGSEGPVVPARSNKPDSPGAPSPSLSSTLCPAPEQNRGPDVTSQGVQTSAPNLSGGAKPEDKEEDEADQMRKSTLNPNAHEFKPRVFTPQPKPATTPTPPRPQGQPSPSIVMQQPQQVYFPQMYPLTPVSPGVQSPAMYHVQMPHMTLSQSKPYRPGKVPNMPQQRSDQHHPQGTPTMMHPAAGPPIVAQSPAYSAQYFTCSPQQFTSQQLMPHYQSQAQHVFSPVIQGQARMMAPPTHGHPGQLVSSTTQYGEQTHTMYVSQGPMPQQYAHPNTTLHPHPQPSATPTGQSQQGVQHGGNHPAPSPVQQHQAAAAAQALHMGNQPQQQMYQALAPTPPSMTPGPNPQSPQGSFSSAQQAVYLHPQQMQHGYNPSHMAHMQQVSSTFRSPSLHSEYILYEQAHIQSGMVPSHHGNPGHPQMMLMATQQQGGPQPQLAQNALNPIPVSSTAHFSYLAHPQVQQHHQQQL; encoded by the exons ATGTCAATGAAGCAGGCCGGTGGTAATCGCAAACCCGGCAGTGGCGCTGCCTCTGGTGCCGGGGGAAGTGGCGGACGACAGAATTTGGGCAG GGGACGGCACAGTGCCAAAGGACCTTCAGCAGCA GTTGTCTCTAATGGTGTATATGCAAACATGAGGATGGTCCATGTCTTGACATCATTAGTG GGAACCAATTGTGAACTGAAAGTAAAAAATGGAATGGTTTATGATGGAGTGTTTAAAACATACAGCCCAGAG TGTGACCTGGTTCTGGATGCGGCCAACATCAAGAGTCCTGGGCCCAGTGTGGGCCTGCGACAGGAAGACCTCGTGGACAGCATTATCTTCAAGGCTTCCGATGTGGTGGTGGTGCACTTCAGAGACGTGGACTTCAATTATGCCAGAAAAG TCTCTACTGACACAG ATAACTTCACGGACACTGCAGTGGGCGGCAGAATCAACGGGGAACACAAGGAGAAGGACCTGGAGCCGTGGGATGGAGGGCGGCAGCAGCACATGGTCTCAGGCAGCCTGGAGTCTCTGGACACAGACGTG TCAAATGGCTGGGACCCGAATGACATGTTCAAGTACAATGAAGAGCAGTATGGCATCAAGTCCACCTACGACAGCAGCCTGTCCACCTACAC GGTTGCCCTGGAGCGGGATAACTCTGAGGAGTTTCTGAAGCGGGAGGCGCGAGCGGCCCAACTGGCGGAGGAGATCGAGGCCAGCTCCACCTACAAGTCCCGCGTGGCCCTGGAGAATGACGAGCGCAGCGAGGAGGAGAAGTACACTGCcgtggtgaggggagagagggagcaacaCACACTCAACAG AGAAAAGTACATTCCCCCGggtcagaggaacagagaggggatgTCATGGGGAGCGGGTCGTCAGAACTCCCCTAGGTTGGTCCAGAGCAGCAGTGGACCTCCCCGGCCAGGTCTTCACGACTATACCCCCAGCTCTGGAGCCGACCAGAGAGTTGTCAACGGAG GTGCCACCTCCTGCCCATCGCCCTCCTCCCGCTACCAGTCaggcccctcccctctcccacccAGGGCGGCCACGCCCACCCGGCCTCCATCCAGACCCCCCTCGCGGCCCTCCCGGCCCCCGTCTCACCCCTCTGCTCACGGCTCTCCAGCTCCCATCTCCACTATACCCAGTAGACGCATGTCCTCCGAAG GCCCTCCCAGGATGTCCCCAAAGACCCAGCGTACCCCTCGCACCCACAGAGTTCCCCCCGGGAGTAGAGTCCCCCCGGGAGTAGACTTCATGCCCCACAATGCTCCAGGAGAGGTGCCCGTGCCCCCGGCTACCCGCAGCAGCTCATCTGGTGGCACCTGGTCTTCAGTGGTCAGCGGAG CACACAGACCTCGATCCCCTCGGCAGAAAAGCATGGGCGGGGCCTCTCCTGGTCCCTCGCCCCAGACTGGGTCCACTCCCGTGGAACCTGTTAACACGCCAATGTCAGCTTCCTCACCTACTGCTAGCCCTGCCCCCAATATGGCCGCCACCTCAGCAGAGG CGAAAGATTCTCGGGTCCAGGCGACGAGACAGAACTCTCCTACGGTCAACAAAGAGAACATGAAACCCCTGGAGAGCCCCCCTAGTATCAACAGACCACTCTCTAAAG GACCCCCCTCCATGGCACCAGACCACAGAAAACAAATAGACAATTTAAAGAAATTTAGTGTAGATTTTAGG TTGCAGTCCAGCTCTAACCCAGACCCACAGTTTCAGCAGATGGTGACTAAGCCTCCGCAGGACACGGGAGAGAAGTCCAAGCAGCTTCCTCTGGATAAGGGGTTGGAGGGGTCTGAGGGCCCTGTGGTCCCTGCCAGGAGCAACAAGCCAGACAGCCCTGGCGCACCatccccctccctgtcctctacccTCTGTCCCGCCCCGGAGCAGAACAGGGGGCCTGACGTGACCTCGCAGGGCGTCCAGACATCTGCACCCAACTTAAGCGGAGGAGCCAAGCCTGAAGACAAGGAAGAGGATGAGGCAGA TCAAATGAGGAAGTCGACTCTGAATCCTAATGCCCACGAGTTCAAACCCAGGGTCTTCACTCCTCAG cCAAAGCCGGCCACCACCCCGACCCCCCCTCGGCCCCAAGGCCAGCCCAGCCCCTCTATCGTCATGCAGCAGCCTCAACAGGTCTACTTTCCCCAGATGTACCCTCTGACCCCTGTCAGCCCTGGAGTCCAG TCTCCAGCCATGTACCACGTCCAGATGCCTCATATGACGCTGAGCCAGTCCAAGCCCTACAGACCAGGTAAAG TACCCAACATGCCCCAGCAGAGGTCAGACCAGCACCACCCCCAGGGCACGCCCACCATGATGCACCCGGCCGCGGGGCCGCCCATCGTGGCCCAGAGCCCTGCCTACTCAGCCCAGTACTTCACGTGTAGCCCACAGCAGTTTACCAGCCAGCAACTGATGCCCCACTACCAGTCACAG GCCCAGCATGTGTTCAGCCCGGTGATTCAGGGTCAGGCCAGGATGATGGCCCCTCCCACCCACGGCCATCCTGGCCAGCTGGTCTCTTCCACTACTCAGTATGGTGAACAGACTCACACCATGTACG TGTCACAAGGCCCCATGCCGCAGCAGTACGCCCACCCCAATACCACACTGCATCCCCACCCCCAGCCCTCCGCCACCCCCACAGGCCAGTCCCAGCAGGGCGTGCAGCACGGTGGCAACCACCCGGCCCCCAGCCCCGTCCAGCAGCACCAGGCTGCTGCAGCTGCCCAGGCCCTGCACATGGGCAACCAGCCCCAGCAGCAGATGTACCAGGCCCTggcccccaccccaccctccatGACCCCGGGGCCCAACCCCCAGTCCCCCCAGGGCAGCTTCTCCTCGGCCCAGCAGGCAGTCTACCTCCACCCCCAGCAGATGCAGCACGGCTACAACCCCTCCCACATGGCCCACATGCAGCAGGTGAGCTCCACCTTCAGAAGCCCTTCCCTTCACTCTGAGTACATACTATATGAGCAG GCCCATATCCAGTCTGGGATGGTGCCGTCCCACCATGGTAACCCTGGCCACCCTCAGATGATGCTGATGGCCACCCAGCAGCAAGGTGGCCCTCAACCCCAACTCGCCCAGAATGCCCTCAACCCCATCCCAGTGTCCTCCACTGCTCACTTCTCTTACTTGGCTCACCCCCAAG TACAACAGCACCATCAGCAGCAGCTGTAG
- the LOC115111278 gene encoding ataxin-2-like isoform X6 yields the protein MSMKQAGGNRKPGSGAASGAGGSGGRQNLGRGRHSAKGPSAAVVSNGVYANMRMVHVLTSLVGTNCELKVKNGMVYDGVFKTYSPECDLVLDAANIKSPGPSVGLRQEDLVDSIIFKASDVVVVHFRDVDFNYARKVSTDTDNFTDTAVGGRINGEHKEKDLEPWDGGRQQHMVSGSLESLDTDVSNGWDPNDMFKYNEEQYGIKSTYDSSLSTYTVALERDNSEEFLKREARAAQLAEEIEASSTYKSRVALENDERSEEEKYTAVVRGEREQHTLNREKYIPPGQRNREGMSWGAGRQNSPRLVQSSSGPPRPGLHDYTPSSGADQRVVNGGATSCPSPSSRYQSGPSPLPPRAATPTRPPSRPPSRPSRPPSHPSAHGSPAPISTIPSRRMSSEGPPRMSPKTQRTPRTHRVPPGSRVPPGVDFMPHNAPGEVPVPPATRSSSSGGTWSSVVSGAHRPRSPRQKSMGGASPGPSPQTGSTPVEPVNTPMSASSPTASPAPNMAATSAEAKDSRVQATRQNSPTVNKENMKPLESPPSINRPLSKGPPSMAPDHRKQIDNLKKFSVDFRLQSSSNPDPQFQQMVTKPPQDTGEKSKQLPLDKGLEGSEGPVVPARSNKPDSPGAPSPSLSSTLCPAPEQNRGPDVTSQGVQTSAPNLSGGAKPEDKEEDEADQMRKSTLNPNAHEFKPRVFTPQPKPATTPTPPRPQGQPSPSIVMQQPQQVYFPQMYPLTPVSPGVQKSIIWKSPAMYHVQMPHMTLSQSKPYRPGKVPNMPQQRSDQHHPQGTPTMMHPAAGPPIVAQSPAYSAQYFTCSPQQFTSQQLMPHYQSQAQHVFSPVIQGQARMMAPPTHGHPGQLVSSTTQYGEQTHTMYVSQGPMPQQYAHPNTTLHPHPQPSATPTGQSQQGVQHGGNHPAPSPVQQHQAAAAAQALHMGNQPQQQMYQALAPTPPSMTPGPNPQSPQGSFSSAQQAVYLHPQQMQHGYNPSHMAHMQQAHIQSGMVPSHHGNPGHPQMMLMATQQQGGPQPQLAQNALNPIPVSSTAHFSYLAHPQVQQHHQQQL from the exons ATGTCAATGAAGCAGGCCGGTGGTAATCGCAAACCCGGCAGTGGCGCTGCCTCTGGTGCCGGGGGAAGTGGCGGACGACAGAATTTGGGCAG GGGACGGCACAGTGCCAAAGGACCTTCAGCAGCA GTTGTCTCTAATGGTGTATATGCAAACATGAGGATGGTCCATGTCTTGACATCATTAGTG GGAACCAATTGTGAACTGAAAGTAAAAAATGGAATGGTTTATGATGGAGTGTTTAAAACATACAGCCCAGAG TGTGACCTGGTTCTGGATGCGGCCAACATCAAGAGTCCTGGGCCCAGTGTGGGCCTGCGACAGGAAGACCTCGTGGACAGCATTATCTTCAAGGCTTCCGATGTGGTGGTGGTGCACTTCAGAGACGTGGACTTCAATTATGCCAGAAAAG TCTCTACTGACACAG ATAACTTCACGGACACTGCAGTGGGCGGCAGAATCAACGGGGAACACAAGGAGAAGGACCTGGAGCCGTGGGATGGAGGGCGGCAGCAGCACATGGTCTCAGGCAGCCTGGAGTCTCTGGACACAGACGTG TCAAATGGCTGGGACCCGAATGACATGTTCAAGTACAATGAAGAGCAGTATGGCATCAAGTCCACCTACGACAGCAGCCTGTCCACCTACAC GGTTGCCCTGGAGCGGGATAACTCTGAGGAGTTTCTGAAGCGGGAGGCGCGAGCGGCCCAACTGGCGGAGGAGATCGAGGCCAGCTCCACCTACAAGTCCCGCGTGGCCCTGGAGAATGACGAGCGCAGCGAGGAGGAGAAGTACACTGCcgtggtgaggggagagagggagcaacaCACACTCAACAG AGAAAAGTACATTCCCCCGggtcagaggaacagagaggggatgTCATGGGGAGCGGGTCGTCAGAACTCCCCTAGGTTGGTCCAGAGCAGCAGTGGACCTCCCCGGCCAGGTCTTCACGACTATACCCCCAGCTCTGGAGCCGACCAGAGAGTTGTCAACGGAG GTGCCACCTCCTGCCCATCGCCCTCCTCCCGCTACCAGTCaggcccctcccctctcccacccAGGGCGGCCACGCCCACCCGGCCTCCATCCAGACCCCCCTCGCGGCCCTCCCGGCCCCCGTCTCACCCCTCTGCTCACGGCTCTCCAGCTCCCATCTCCACTATACCCAGTAGACGCATGTCCTCCGAAG GCCCTCCCAGGATGTCCCCAAAGACCCAGCGTACCCCTCGCACCCACAGAGTTCCCCCCGGGAGTAGAGTCCCCCCGGGAGTAGACTTCATGCCCCACAATGCTCCAGGAGAGGTGCCCGTGCCCCCGGCTACCCGCAGCAGCTCATCTGGTGGCACCTGGTCTTCAGTGGTCAGCGGAG CACACAGACCTCGATCCCCTCGGCAGAAAAGCATGGGCGGGGCCTCTCCTGGTCCCTCGCCCCAGACTGGGTCCACTCCCGTGGAACCTGTTAACACGCCAATGTCAGCTTCCTCACCTACTGCTAGCCCTGCCCCCAATATGGCCGCCACCTCAGCAGAGG CGAAAGATTCTCGGGTCCAGGCGACGAGACAGAACTCTCCTACGGTCAACAAAGAGAACATGAAACCCCTGGAGAGCCCCCCTAGTATCAACAGACCACTCTCTAAAG GACCCCCCTCCATGGCACCAGACCACAGAAAACAAATAGACAATTTAAAGAAATTTAGTGTAGATTTTAGG TTGCAGTCCAGCTCTAACCCAGACCCACAGTTTCAGCAGATGGTGACTAAGCCTCCGCAGGACACGGGAGAGAAGTCCAAGCAGCTTCCTCTGGATAAGGGGTTGGAGGGGTCTGAGGGCCCTGTGGTCCCTGCCAGGAGCAACAAGCCAGACAGCCCTGGCGCACCatccccctccctgtcctctacccTCTGTCCCGCCCCGGAGCAGAACAGGGGGCCTGACGTGACCTCGCAGGGCGTCCAGACATCTGCACCCAACTTAAGCGGAGGAGCCAAGCCTGAAGACAAGGAAGAGGATGAGGCAGA TCAAATGAGGAAGTCGACTCTGAATCCTAATGCCCACGAGTTCAAACCCAGGGTCTTCACTCCTCAG cCAAAGCCGGCCACCACCCCGACCCCCCCTCGGCCCCAAGGCCAGCCCAGCCCCTCTATCGTCATGCAGCAGCCTCAACAGGTCTACTTTCCCCAGATGTACCCTCTGACCCCTGTCAGCCCTGGAGTCCAG AAAAGCATTATCTGGAAG TCTCCAGCCATGTACCACGTCCAGATGCCTCATATGACGCTGAGCCAGTCCAAGCCCTACAGACCAGGTAAAG TACCCAACATGCCCCAGCAGAGGTCAGACCAGCACCACCCCCAGGGCACGCCCACCATGATGCACCCGGCCGCGGGGCCGCCCATCGTGGCCCAGAGCCCTGCCTACTCAGCCCAGTACTTCACGTGTAGCCCACAGCAGTTTACCAGCCAGCAACTGATGCCCCACTACCAGTCACAG GCCCAGCATGTGTTCAGCCCGGTGATTCAGGGTCAGGCCAGGATGATGGCCCCTCCCACCCACGGCCATCCTGGCCAGCTGGTCTCTTCCACTACTCAGTATGGTGAACAGACTCACACCATGTACG TGTCACAAGGCCCCATGCCGCAGCAGTACGCCCACCCCAATACCACACTGCATCCCCACCCCCAGCCCTCCGCCACCCCCACAGGCCAGTCCCAGCAGGGCGTGCAGCACGGTGGCAACCACCCGGCCCCCAGCCCCGTCCAGCAGCACCAGGCTGCTGCAGCTGCCCAGGCCCTGCACATGGGCAACCAGCCCCAGCAGCAGATGTACCAGGCCCTggcccccaccccaccctccatGACCCCGGGGCCCAACCCCCAGTCCCCCCAGGGCAGCTTCTCCTCGGCCCAGCAGGCAGTCTACCTCCACCCCCAGCAGATGCAGCACGGCTACAACCCCTCCCACATGGCCCACATGCAGCAG GCCCATATCCAGTCTGGGATGGTGCCGTCCCACCATGGTAACCCTGGCCACCCTCAGATGATGCTGATGGCCACCCAGCAGCAAGGTGGCCCTCAACCCCAACTCGCCCAGAATGCCCTCAACCCCATCCCAGTGTCCTCCACTGCTCACTTCTCTTACTTGGCTCACCCCCAAG TACAACAGCACCATCAGCAGCAGCTGTAG
- the LOC115111278 gene encoding ataxin-2-like isoform X3: protein MSMKQAGGNRKPGSGAASGAGGSGGRQNLGRGRHSAKGPSAAVVSNGVYANMRMVHVLTSLVGTNCELKVKNGMVYDGVFKTYSPECDLVLDAANIKSPGPSVGLRQEDLVDSIIFKASDVVVVHFRDVDFNYARKDNFTDTAVGGRINGEHKEKDLEPWDGGRQQHMVSGSLESLDTDVSNGWDPNDMFKYNEEQYGIKSTYDSSLSTYTVALERDNSEEFLKREARAAQLAEEIEASSTYKSRVALENDERSEEEKYTAVVRGEREQHTLNREKYIPPGQRNREGMSWGAGRQNSPRLVQSSSGPPRPGLHDYTPSSGADQRVVNGGATSCPSPSSRYQSGPSPLPPRAATPTRPPSRPPSRPSRPPSHPSAHGSPAPISTIPSRRMSSEGPPRMSPKTQRTPRTHRVPPGSRVPPGVDFMPHNAPGEVPVPPATRSSSSGGTWSSVVSGAHRPRSPRQKSMGGASPGPSPQTGSTPVEPVNTPMSASSPTASPAPNMAATSAEAKDSRVQATRQNSPTVNKENMKPLESPPSINRPLSKGPPSMAPDHRKQIDNLKKFSVDFRLQSSSNPDPQFQQMVTKPPQDTGEKSKQLPLDKGLEGSEGPVVPARSNKPDSPGAPSPSLSSTLCPAPEQNRGPDVTSQGVQTSAPNLSGGAKPEDKEEDEADQMRKSTLNPNAHEFKPRVFTPQPKPATTPTPPRPQGQPSPSIVMQQPQQVYFPQMYPLTPVSPGVQKSIIWKSPAMYHVQMPHMTLSQSKPYRPGKVPNMPQQRSDQHHPQGTPTMMHPAAGPPIVAQSPAYSAQYFTCSPQQFTSQQLMPHYQSQAQHVFSPVIQGQARMMAPPTHGHPGQLVSSTTQYGEQTHTMYVSQGPMPQQYAHPNTTLHPHPQPSATPTGQSQQGVQHGGNHPAPSPVQQHQAAAAAQALHMGNQPQQQMYQALAPTPPSMTPGPNPQSPQGSFSSAQQAVYLHPQQMQHGYNPSHMAHMQQVSSTFRSPSLHSEYILYEQAHIQSGMVPSHHGNPGHPQMMLMATQQQGGPQPQLAQNALNPIPVSSTAHFSYLAHPQVQQHHQQQL, encoded by the exons ATGTCAATGAAGCAGGCCGGTGGTAATCGCAAACCCGGCAGTGGCGCTGCCTCTGGTGCCGGGGGAAGTGGCGGACGACAGAATTTGGGCAG GGGACGGCACAGTGCCAAAGGACCTTCAGCAGCA GTTGTCTCTAATGGTGTATATGCAAACATGAGGATGGTCCATGTCTTGACATCATTAGTG GGAACCAATTGTGAACTGAAAGTAAAAAATGGAATGGTTTATGATGGAGTGTTTAAAACATACAGCCCAGAG TGTGACCTGGTTCTGGATGCGGCCAACATCAAGAGTCCTGGGCCCAGTGTGGGCCTGCGACAGGAAGACCTCGTGGACAGCATTATCTTCAAGGCTTCCGATGTGGTGGTGGTGCACTTCAGAGACGTGGACTTCAATTATGCCAGAAAAG ATAACTTCACGGACACTGCAGTGGGCGGCAGAATCAACGGGGAACACAAGGAGAAGGACCTGGAGCCGTGGGATGGAGGGCGGCAGCAGCACATGGTCTCAGGCAGCCTGGAGTCTCTGGACACAGACGTG TCAAATGGCTGGGACCCGAATGACATGTTCAAGTACAATGAAGAGCAGTATGGCATCAAGTCCACCTACGACAGCAGCCTGTCCACCTACAC GGTTGCCCTGGAGCGGGATAACTCTGAGGAGTTTCTGAAGCGGGAGGCGCGAGCGGCCCAACTGGCGGAGGAGATCGAGGCCAGCTCCACCTACAAGTCCCGCGTGGCCCTGGAGAATGACGAGCGCAGCGAGGAGGAGAAGTACACTGCcgtggtgaggggagagagggagcaacaCACACTCAACAG AGAAAAGTACATTCCCCCGggtcagaggaacagagaggggatgTCATGGGGAGCGGGTCGTCAGAACTCCCCTAGGTTGGTCCAGAGCAGCAGTGGACCTCCCCGGCCAGGTCTTCACGACTATACCCCCAGCTCTGGAGCCGACCAGAGAGTTGTCAACGGAG GTGCCACCTCCTGCCCATCGCCCTCCTCCCGCTACCAGTCaggcccctcccctctcccacccAGGGCGGCCACGCCCACCCGGCCTCCATCCAGACCCCCCTCGCGGCCCTCCCGGCCCCCGTCTCACCCCTCTGCTCACGGCTCTCCAGCTCCCATCTCCACTATACCCAGTAGACGCATGTCCTCCGAAG GCCCTCCCAGGATGTCCCCAAAGACCCAGCGTACCCCTCGCACCCACAGAGTTCCCCCCGGGAGTAGAGTCCCCCCGGGAGTAGACTTCATGCCCCACAATGCTCCAGGAGAGGTGCCCGTGCCCCCGGCTACCCGCAGCAGCTCATCTGGTGGCACCTGGTCTTCAGTGGTCAGCGGAG CACACAGACCTCGATCCCCTCGGCAGAAAAGCATGGGCGGGGCCTCTCCTGGTCCCTCGCCCCAGACTGGGTCCACTCCCGTGGAACCTGTTAACACGCCAATGTCAGCTTCCTCACCTACTGCTAGCCCTGCCCCCAATATGGCCGCCACCTCAGCAGAGG CGAAAGATTCTCGGGTCCAGGCGACGAGACAGAACTCTCCTACGGTCAACAAAGAGAACATGAAACCCCTGGAGAGCCCCCCTAGTATCAACAGACCACTCTCTAAAG GACCCCCCTCCATGGCACCAGACCACAGAAAACAAATAGACAATTTAAAGAAATTTAGTGTAGATTTTAGG TTGCAGTCCAGCTCTAACCCAGACCCACAGTTTCAGCAGATGGTGACTAAGCCTCCGCAGGACACGGGAGAGAAGTCCAAGCAGCTTCCTCTGGATAAGGGGTTGGAGGGGTCTGAGGGCCCTGTGGTCCCTGCCAGGAGCAACAAGCCAGACAGCCCTGGCGCACCatccccctccctgtcctctacccTCTGTCCCGCCCCGGAGCAGAACAGGGGGCCTGACGTGACCTCGCAGGGCGTCCAGACATCTGCACCCAACTTAAGCGGAGGAGCCAAGCCTGAAGACAAGGAAGAGGATGAGGCAGA TCAAATGAGGAAGTCGACTCTGAATCCTAATGCCCACGAGTTCAAACCCAGGGTCTTCACTCCTCAG cCAAAGCCGGCCACCACCCCGACCCCCCCTCGGCCCCAAGGCCAGCCCAGCCCCTCTATCGTCATGCAGCAGCCTCAACAGGTCTACTTTCCCCAGATGTACCCTCTGACCCCTGTCAGCCCTGGAGTCCAG AAAAGCATTATCTGGAAG TCTCCAGCCATGTACCACGTCCAGATGCCTCATATGACGCTGAGCCAGTCCAAGCCCTACAGACCAGGTAAAG TACCCAACATGCCCCAGCAGAGGTCAGACCAGCACCACCCCCAGGGCACGCCCACCATGATGCACCCGGCCGCGGGGCCGCCCATCGTGGCCCAGAGCCCTGCCTACTCAGCCCAGTACTTCACGTGTAGCCCACAGCAGTTTACCAGCCAGCAACTGATGCCCCACTACCAGTCACAG GCCCAGCATGTGTTCAGCCCGGTGATTCAGGGTCAGGCCAGGATGATGGCCCCTCCCACCCACGGCCATCCTGGCCAGCTGGTCTCTTCCACTACTCAGTATGGTGAACAGACTCACACCATGTACG TGTCACAAGGCCCCATGCCGCAGCAGTACGCCCACCCCAATACCACACTGCATCCCCACCCCCAGCCCTCCGCCACCCCCACAGGCCAGTCCCAGCAGGGCGTGCAGCACGGTGGCAACCACCCGGCCCCCAGCCCCGTCCAGCAGCACCAGGCTGCTGCAGCTGCCCAGGCCCTGCACATGGGCAACCAGCCCCAGCAGCAGATGTACCAGGCCCTggcccccaccccaccctccatGACCCCGGGGCCCAACCCCCAGTCCCCCCAGGGCAGCTTCTCCTCGGCCCAGCAGGCAGTCTACCTCCACCCCCAGCAGATGCAGCACGGCTACAACCCCTCCCACATGGCCCACATGCAGCAGGTGAGCTCCACCTTCAGAAGCCCTTCCCTTCACTCTGAGTACATACTATATGAGCAG GCCCATATCCAGTCTGGGATGGTGCCGTCCCACCATGGTAACCCTGGCCACCCTCAGATGATGCTGATGGCCACCCAGCAGCAAGGTGGCCCTCAACCCCAACTCGCCCAGAATGCCCTCAACCCCATCCCAGTGTCCTCCACTGCTCACTTCTCTTACTTGGCTCACCCCCAAG TACAACAGCACCATCAGCAGCAGCTGTAG